The following proteins come from a genomic window of Plectropomus leopardus isolate mb chromosome 11, YSFRI_Pleo_2.0, whole genome shotgun sequence:
- the zgc:101566 gene encoding transmembrane protein 263-B-like encodes MEVLTSQQDVEEVIPVDSNNHQSCDDREPEEDPSCLQEEQTHDTDKDHPRSEGGVMWRVGGGLFSMTRNVVGATLGGVAWVGTKSFELTKTAVTSVPAASAGLVKGSVSMVTEGVGAVGSVVASKVTPRKKDKAD; translated from the exons atggAG GTGCTGACTTCACAGCAGGATGTGGAGGAGGTGATTCCCGTTGACTCCAACAACCACCAGAGCTGTGACGACAGAGAACCGGAGGAAGACCCCTCCTGCCTCCAAGAGGAGCAGACACATG aCACAGATAAGGACCACCCCAGGTCAGAGGGAGGAGTCATGTGGAGAGTGGGCGGTGGCCTGTTCAGCATGACACGAAATGTCGTTGGTGCCACCCTGGGCGGCGTTGCGTGGGTGGGAACTAAAAGTTTTGAGCTTACCAAGACAGCTGTGACCAGCGTGCCGGCGGCCAGCGCAGGACTGGTCAAGGGGAGCGTCTCCATGGTTACGGAAGGTGTCGGAGCAGTGGGATCTGTGGTGGCAAGTAAAGTCACACCGAGAAAGAAGGACAAAGCTGACTga
- the LOC121950588 gene encoding carbohydrate sulfotransferase 1-like produces MQCSWKSMVLLALASIAIQYTAIRTFSTKPLSLLSSVGQAPTDHAANCSLKDLTRPGQDTPEVSDRSCDETHQPPYNTSKRTHILILATTRSGSSFVGQLFNQHPEVFYLFEPLYHVQLALLPRLAQSRNLAERRVMLGAARDLLKSLYHCQLKSLESYIRPRPANHSTDKLFRRGASQSLCSPPVCEASLGPEEQSLVLTDEGECVRRCGPLNLLLAADTCRAKRHAAIKTVRIPQISDLRALIEDPRLNLKVVQLVRDPRGILASRIETFRDTYRLWRLWRATGRRPHNLNLGQINTVCEDFLRSVSTGLSKPAWLRGRYMLLRYEDLARFPLQKTRELYSFLGLALDHSVEEWIVNNTRGNSDLSSRQKFTTVRDSAANAENWRVKLSFDMVVYTQTVCQPLLNLLGYKTVLHPRELRNFSHSLVEDRTFLPFL; encoded by the exons ATGCAGTGTTCTTGGAAGTCCATGGTGCTGCTAGCATTAGCCTCCATCGCCATCCAGTACACAGCCATCCGCACGTTCTCCACCAAACCCTTAAGCCTGCTGAGCTCCGTGGGCCAGGCACCCACAGACCACGCTGCCAACTGCAGCCTGAAAGATCTGACACGACCGGGCCAGGACACACCCGAGGTCTCGGACAGAAGCTGTGATGAAACTCACCAACCACCTTATAACACCAGCAAGAGAACCCACATCCTCATTCTGGCCACCACGCGGAGCGGATCCTCATTCGTCGGTCAGCTGTTCAACCAGCACCCTGAG GTCTTCTACCTGTTTGAGCCTCTGTACCACGTCCAGTTGGCTCTGCTCCCTCGCCTGGCGCAGAGCCGAAACCTGGCTGAGAGGAGGGTGATGCTCGGAGCAGCCAGAGACCTGCTGAAGTCTTTGTACCATTGTCAACTCAAAAGTCTGGAGAGTTACATCCGACCCCGTCCTGCCAACCACTCCACTGACAAGCTGTTCAGACGAGGAGCCA GCCAGTCTCTGTGCTCCCCTCCTGTGTGTGAGGCGTCTCTGGGCCCAGAGGAGCAGAGCCTGGTGCTGACTGATGAGGGAGAGTGTGTGAGGAGGTGTGGGCCGCTCAATTTGTTGCTGGCTGCTGATACCTGTAGAGCAAAACGCCACGCAGCCATCAAGACGGTCCGGATTCCCCAAATCAGTGACCTCAGGGCGTTGATTGAGGACCCAAGACTCAATCTGAAG GTAGTCCAGCTCGTTCGAGATCCACGCGGCATCCTGGCATCTCGTATTGAGACATTTCGAGATACTTACCGTCTGTGGCGTCTGTGGAGAGCGACCGGACGTCGACCCCACAACCTGAACCTGGGACAGATCAACACCGTGTGTGAGGACTTCCTCAGGTCCGTGTCCACAGGCCTGTCCAAACCCGCCTGGCTCAGAGGGAGATACATGCTGCTCAG GTATGAGGACTTGGCCAGGTTTCCTCTCCAGAAGACCAGGGAGCTCTACAGCTTCCTGGGTCTGGCTCTGGACCACAGCGTAGAGGAATGGATCGTCAATAACACGCGGGGTAACAGCGACCTATCGTCCCGGCAGAAGTTCACCACAGTTCGGGACTCTGCGGCTAATGCAGAGAACTGGAGGGTGAAGTTGTCCTTTGACATGGTGGTTTACACTCAGACCGTCTGCCAGCCGCTTCTTAACCTCCTCGGATACAAAACAGTGTTGCACCCCAGAGAACTGAGAAACTTCTCACACTCTTTGGTGGAGGACAGGACGTTCCTCCCATTTCTTTAA
- the LOC121950268 gene encoding LOW QUALITY PROTEIN: putative tRNA (cytidine(32)/guanosine(34)-2'-O)-methyltransferase (The sequence of the model RefSeq protein was modified relative to this genomic sequence to represent the inferred CDS: deleted 2 bases in 1 codon) encodes MGRSSKDKRDIYYRLAKEEGWRARSAFKLLQLDQEFNLFTGVNRAVDLCAAPGSWSQVLSRKLRGQEEKGEKAEGGEEVKIVAVDLQAMAPLPGVTQIQGDITKVSTAQEIIRHFEGQPADLVVCDGAPDVTGLHDVDEYIQAQLLLAALNITTHVLKPGGTFVAKIFRGKDVTLLYSQLKIFFSGVTCAKPRSSRNSSIEAFVVCQNYSPPEGYVPNMSNPLLDHSYDVDFNQLEGPNRVIVPFLACGDLSAFDSDRTYPLQLDAGKQYQYTPPTQPPIRPPYQQACHLRKNNLLSREDVLSNCPNQSQEETDPPAEST; translated from the exons atGGGTCGCTCCTCTAAAGACAAACGGGACATT TACTACCGACTGGCCAAAGAGGAGGGCTGGAGAGCGAGGAGCGCTTTCAAGCTGCTGCAGCTCGACCAGGAATTCAACCTGTTTACAG GTGTGAACAGAGCAGTTGATCTGTGTGCAGCTCCAGGCAGCTGGAGTCAAGTCCTCAGTCGCAAActcag AGGGCAGGAGGAGAAAGGTGAGAAGGCTGAGGGGGGTGAGGAGGTGAAGATCGTGGCGGTGGACCTGCAGGCCATGGCTCCTCTACCAGGAGTCACTCAGATCCAAGGAGACATTACCAAA GTGTCGACAGCTCAGGAGATCATCCGCCACTTCGAGGGTCAGCCGGCCGACCTGGTGGTTTGTGATGGAGCTCCAGACG TAACCGGGCTCCATGACGTGGACGAGTACATCCAGGCTCAGCTCCTATTGGCT gcTTTGAACATCACGACACATGTCCTCAAACCAGGAGGGACGTTTGTGGCCAAG atctTCAGAGGTAAAGACGTGACTCTGCTGTACTCTCAGCTGAAGATCTTCTTCAGTGGTGTTACCTGCGCTAAGCCTCGCAGCAGCAGGAACTCCAGCATCG AGGCCTTCGTGGTGTGTCAGAATTACTCACCTCCTGAAGGTTATGTCCCCAACATGTCCAACCCTCTGCTGGATCATTCCTACG ATGTGGACTTCAACCAGTTAGAGGGTCCCAACCGCGTTATTGTTCCCTTCCTGGCGTGTGGCGACCTCAGTGCCTTTGACTCAGACAGGACCTACCCTCTGCAG cTGGACGCTGGTAAACAGTACCAGTACACGCCGCCCACCCAGCCGCCCATACGCCCCCCCTACCAGCAGGCCTGCCACCTCCGCAAAAACAACCTGCTGTCCAGAGAGGACGTGCTGTCCAACTGTCCCAACCAGAGCCAGGAGGAGACGGATCCACCGGCCGAGTCCACCTAA
- the LOC121950649 gene encoding kelch repeat and BTB domain-containing protein 13, with the protein MSALSSESEDGSSCDGADERYLPCCASAKLTIVVGGTHFSEEKSFLVQSCDYFQALYRSGMRECRQEEIHLKYLRARGFLIALAVLRGEMPDLDGDDIVEAIECAAFLQVAPLTKHLINLTDSENCLLMYHTAATFGLMDLYHAAALFIRNMYTDLEAEVKKSLPSELISYVESLTPSVFVAVGAHVTCGSEETVHAASRTVCYLDETSNNWKVLTDLPLEASTSMAGVTVLHNKLYVVGGVHGLHKQVVNSSFCYSVENNSWSRISSPAQLRYNLSLVGVDDRLYAIGGEYERMVMSSVETYDIKTGRWGFAAHLPRPAAGAACTKAMSRIFVCLWKPMETTEIYEYLSGKDEWQLVTTLIRQQSYGHCMVGHRDNLYVMRNGPSDDFLRCLMDCYNLSSGQWSSLPGHFANSKGSLFTAVVRGDSVLTLNRSMTLEFIIDSKNWKPRRQMKGFPRSGSVWTFLLRLPDALTLQ; encoded by the coding sequence atgtcGGCTCTCAGCAGTGAATCAGAGGACGGCAGCAGCTGTGACGGTGCAGACGAAAGATATCTGCCATGTTGTGCTTCAGCTAAATTAACTATTGTGGTGGGAGGCACTCACTTCTCTGAGGAGAAGTCGTTTCTTGTTCAGAGCTGCGACTATTTCCAAGCTCTTTATCGCTCTGGGATGAGGGAGTGTCGGCAGGAAGAAATCCACCTCAAATATCTGCGTGCTCGAGGCTTCCTTATCGCCTTGGCGGTCTTACGTGGTGAGATGCCTGACCTGGACGGTGATGACATCGTTGAAGCCATCGAATGCGCTGCTTTCTTGCAGGTGGCTCCGCTCACTAAGCATCTCATCAACCTCACTGATTCTGAAAACTGTCTGCTGATGTATCACACCGCTGCAACCTTCGGCCTCATGGACCTTTACCACGCTGCTGCGCTGTTCATCCGAAACATGTACACTGACCTGGAGGCAGAGGTTAAGAAGTCTTTACCATCAGAGCTGATCTCCTACGTGGAGTCTTTGACCCCTAGTGTTTTTGTCGCTGTTGGGGCTCATGTGACCTGTGGTAGTGAAGAAACTGTGCACGCTGCTTCCAGGACAGTGTGCTACCTGGATGAAACTAGCAATAATTGGAAAGTGTTGACAGATCTTCCGCTGGAGGCCAGCACCTCAATGGCTGGGGTGACCGTTTTACACAACAAGCTTTACGTTGTCGGAGGAGTTCACGGACTTCACAAACAAGTCGTCAATTCTTCTTTCTGCTACAGTGTCGAAAACAACAGCTGGAGCCGGATCTCCAGTCCGGCGCAGCTGCGATATAACCTCAGTCTCGTGGGCGTGGACGATCGTCTTTACGCCATTGGAGGAGAGTATGAGCGAATGGTGATGTCTTCTGTGGAGACATACGACATTAAAACAGGAAGATGGGGGTTTGCTGCTCACTTGCCTCGACCAGCTGCAGGAGCAGCCTGCACCAAAGCCATGAGCAggatatttgtgtgtttatggaaGCCGATGGAGACCACAGAGATTTACGAGTACCTCTCAGGGAAAGATGAGTGGCAGCTGGTTACCACGCTGATCAGGCAACAGAGCTATGGACACTGCATGGTCGGCCACAGGGACAACCTGTACGTCATGAGAAATGGGCCGTCGGACGACTTCCTGAGATGCTTAATGGACTGTTATAATCTGAGCTCAGGCCAGTGGTCGTCTCTGCCCGGGCACTTCGCCAATAGCAAAGGTTCACTGTTCACGGCGGTGGTGAGGGGCGACTCTGTGCTCACGCTCAACAGGAGCATGACTCTGGAGTTCATCATTGACAGTAAGAACTGGAAACCCCGGCGACAGATGAAGGGTTTCCCCAGAAGTGGATCTGTGTGGACGTTTCTTCTCCGGCTGCCAGATGCTCTCACGCTGCAGTAA